DNA from Patescibacteria group bacterium:
TCAAGGCTTTTCCCGAAGGATAACCTCTCCCCTTAACGTTCGGACACTGGCCAGGCATCAGCCCCTATACATCACCTTACGGTTTAGCAGGGACCTGTGTTTTTGGTAAACAGTCGCTAGGAATACTTTAGCTGCGCCCCAACACGAGGTTGGGGAGGCTTTATCCCGAAGTTACAGCCGCTTATTTGCAGAGTTCCTAAACGAGGGTTCTCTCGTACGCCTTGGCACACTTATGCCCACCCACCTGTGTCGGTTTACAGTACGGATACCTAAAAGTTTAATGCTAGAGGCTTTTCTTGGCTCCACGTCTTCTCATATTGGCCGGTATTACCAGCCTTTAGATCGCCTGCGGCCTGATGGCCCGCGGATTTACCTGCGGACCGGCGCGCAAACGCCCTACGCATATAACCAAAATACGCTAGAGATTTCGGGAAGCGTCCCCCCATCGCGCTCTTAGGTAGTGCAGGAATATTAACCTGCTCATCCATCGGTTACGCCTTTCGGCCTCACCTTAGGACCGACTAACCCTGGGACGAAGGTCGTTGCCCAGGAAACCTTGGGTTTACGGCGGAGAGGATTCTCACCTCTCTTTTTGTTACTAATGCCAACATTCTCTCTTCTCATCGCTCCACCGAACCTCACAGTTCGACTTCAACGCAATGAGAACGCTCCTCTACCACTCGCTCCGATAAATCGGAACGAATTCTCGTCTTCGGTACTAAGTTTTAGCCCCGAAATATTTTCGGCGCAAAGCAACTTGACCAGTGAGCTGTTACGCTATCTTTAAAGGATGGCTGCTTCTAAGCCAACCTCCTGGTTGTATAAGTCGCTCCACAGCCTTTCACACTTAACCTAGATTTTGGGACCTTAGACGGAGATCTGGGCTTTTTCCCTTTCGACTAATGGAGCTTAGCCCCCACAGTCTGACTGCCAGGAACACTTTACGGTATTCGGAGTTTGGTTAGGAGGAGTAGATTTCTCCCTCCGTCCCATTCAGTGCTCTACCCCCGTAAAGCTATTAACTGACGCTAGCCCTAAAGCTATCTCGAGGAGAACCAGCTATTACCGAGTTCGATTGGAATTTCTCCGCTATCCACAACTCATCCCCGCGTGTTGCACGGCGCGTGAGTTCGGGCCTCCATTCCGCCTTCGCGGAACTTCACCCTGGTCATGGATAGGTCACCCGGTTTCGGGTCTTGCATGCGCTACCATAGACGCCCGTTAAGGCTCGCTTTCACTATGGCTCCGCCCCCGCAGGGGCTTAACCGGCAACGCATGACAAACTCGTTGGCTCATTCTTCAATAGGAATGCCGTCACCCCGACTTGCGTCGGGGCTCCGACTTTTTGTAAGCACACGGTTTCAGATACTGTTTCATCTCCCTTCCGGGATGCTTTTCAACTTTCCCTCGCGGTACTTGTTCACTATCGATCACAAGAAGTATTTAGTCTTGCCACATAGTCGTGGCTGATTCCCACAGGATTTCACGAGTCCCGTGGTACTCTAGGTTGAATGCTATAAATAGAGATCCCCTTTCGCGTACAGGGCTATCACCTTCTTTGGCTCCGCTTTCCAGCGGATTCTACTAGGGAAGATCGCTTTATTTACCAAGGCTTGCAAGCGCCTTGAACGCAAACACCCGCAACCCCCCGCAGACATATGGTCTTGCAACCTTAGGCGCAAACTCTATTTCACCCGAAGGTGTCACTTTGTTCACGCTTGGTCTGCGAGGTTTGGACTGATCCCTTTTCGCTCGCCACTACTCAGGGAATGGGCTGACCGATAAGTATCCGGCTCGCAAGATACGAGCCAAATACTTAAGGCCAGCATTGTTTTCTGTTCCTCTGGCTACTGAGATGTTTCACTTCGCCAGGTTGCCTTCTTGCACCTATGTATTCAGTGCAAAATATCCCATTCTTCCAATGGGATGGGTTTCCCCATTCGGATATCCCCGGGTCAAAGGTTGCTTGCCACCTAACCGAGGCTTTTCGCAGGCTGCTACGTCCTTCATCGTCTTCTTATGTCGAGTCATCCTCCGTGCGCTCTTCGTGCTTCTACAACCATTTAAACTTTTTAGTTCAAATGGCACGTACAAGATTTTAATGATGCTATTTACTCGTCATTATTAAATTGTCAATGTTCACTTGGCCTTGTGGCCAAACCCTGTTCGTCTGGTCGCAAGTGAGTCAAAAAACCGCCCGGTCGTGTCCAAGCGGTGCGAAAACAAGCATTAAAACTGCGTCAACTGATTGGACACGTATTTGATTGGCTTGAAACTCTCATATTTTAGCGAAAAAATGCTCTTTTTATGATAATTATTTTAAACTGCCCATATTATACATATATGTATAATGCCTGTCAAGGCGGGGTTTTGTGGATAGCGCGGGGATAAAATTTAATTAGATTTTTGAAAAATTACCTCAAATGAATCAATCAATTTCTTTCTTATCCGATTAACATCCAACGGCATTTGATTCACGCTTTTTTTTGTAATAACGCCAAAACCGACTTTTTCAGCTGTTTCAATTACTTTTTCCGGATCATGATAATAATATGGAACATCATACCCCTTTACGCCTTGAACCGAACTATTGTTCACGACAAAACTCAATGCAACGTAGCCCTTCGGACGCAGGGCCATATACCAATTTTCAAGTAGTATTTTCGCAATGTCGGAACTAATATATTGCAAAAAACGAGTTGCCACAACGGCCAAATATTTTTCCTTTTCAAAAACAAATTTCTCAGCCTCTGCTTCGGTAAATGTAATCAAACCATGCTCTTTGTATTCCGATGGAAAAATATCAACAACATCAACGGCATCTACTCCATAGCCCATGCGAGCAAAAAAAACTGAATTCCGGCCATTGCCCGCACCAACATCCAGAACATGTCCGGGCAATTCCATATAATACGAAAGGTCTTGGCAAATCAAACTTGGCGTAGTTCTGGCAACGTAAAAACCATTATTATACGCCGTTCGCCAGCGTTGTTTAAAATCCTCGTTTACTGAAGGCATATTTATCAAAAAATCCTTGGTGGACTTAAGCAGAATCGAACTGCTGTCTCCGCAATGCGAATGCGGCGTATTACCACTATACTATAAGCCCATGATGATGGCCTGCCAGCCGAAGCCTTGGCGAAGGCTGGTGCCGAGGGAGGGACTCGAACCCTCACACCCTTGCGGGCACAAGGTCCTAAGCCTTGCGTGTATACCATTTCACCACCTCGGCGCACCCTCTTCGGCTACTGCAATTTTAACTAATTATTGCCGATTTTCGCAAAAAAGTCAAGAGTCCCAATCCTGTCAAGGGTCGGATATCCACAAAAAAAGTCAGAAGTCTCTGACATGTCGGATATATTTTACAGAGCCGCGAATTTTAATCAGTAAATTTGTCGGCCGTCAGTTACACCGACTTCTTAATGCCAAAGACTTCTGACAGAACTTGACAAAATCGCGAACGCGATTTTTTTATACCTCGTGCTATGATTGAATCAGAAGAAAAAAGTAGGAGGAAATATGAGAACCATCACAATCGCGCTAATCATCGTTATCACACTGCCGACATTTTTATTTATTCAAAATATTCCCGCGCGCGCCGAGGAAGCGCCGCGCGTGATAATTAATGAGATTTTCTGGAGCGGCTCATCGCTTTCTATTGCCGATGAGTTCATCGAGCTCTACAATACCACGAATGAACCGATTGATATAAGCGGCTGGGAAATTGCCGGCGCGGCCACAAATAAAAATTCGTTAATTCTTCCAGTGAATTCCACCATTTCGGCGCTGGGATTTTTTGTTGTCGCCAATTATTCACCGGCCAACGAAAAATCAATTTTAAATATTGAGGCGGATTATCTTTCCGCTTCGATATCGCTCGCCAACTCGGACGCGTATTATGCCCTTCGCGGCCCCGATGGCGCAACCGTTGACGCGGCGGATGACGGCATGGGAGCGCCGTTCTCTGGCGACAATGAAAACAAGGCCTCAATGGCCCGTCGTCCCGGTTGCTGGAATGGTGGCGCTGGGGAATGTTGGTTTACAGCCACTTCCTCAGCGAATATCAAGCCCGAAAACACCGATCTCGCGACTCCGGGCGCTGACAATGCTTACGTTGAACCGCCCATCGAGCCACCCGCCGATCCTCCGGCCGATCCGCCATCCGTCGACCCGGTCGATCCGGCAAATCCAGTTGATACACCCGCCACGACGCCTCTTGTCCTACCGCCAAAAATTTTAATCAATGAAATTTTACCCAATCCAGCCGAAGGTAGTGAATGGATTGAACTTTTTAATCCCACAACTTCAACCGCCGATCTCGCCGGCTGGTCACTCGAGGACGGCGCCGGACGAATCGCAAGTCTCTCCGGCGAGATTGAACCCGGCTACTGGCTATACGTCCTGAATTCAGCAAAACTAAATAACGGCGGCGATAAAATATATATCGAATATAATGAACAAATCATTGATCGGGTCGCTTACGGAAATTGGCAAGACGAGGATGTAGGCGACAATGCTCCATGCCCGGGCCGGGGCCAGTCCCTGGCCCGGTCTCCCGCGGCCGCGGACACGGATAATGACTTTCAGGATTTTAAAATCACCACCGCGCCCACGCCCGGGAGAGAAAACCAAATCAGCGCGCCCGAACCAGAATCCGAGCCCGAACCTCAGCCGACTACAACAACGATTGTTACTCCCGAAACGCCAATCATCACTCCGGAAACCTCAACCGCAACAATCGAAGTGCCCATATCTCAACCATTGAATTTCGCTTCCGGCACCATGATCATCACCGAATTCATGAGCAATCCCCCTTCCGGCGGCGTGGAATGGATTGAAATCTATAATCCTAGCACGCAAAAAATTATTTTGGATAGCTGGCACATCACTGACGAACGCGGCACTCCCACAAATCTTAGCGGTGAAATAAATTCGTTCGAATATTTGCCAATCTTTGCGCCGCGCGGCCGGCTGAATAATGACGGCGACATTATTTCCATATTTGATCCGTCCGGCGGTTTGATTGACCGCGTTGATTATCTTACCGATCTCTCTTCTCCGCCCAAGGGCGCAAGCCTGGCCCGGATGGATCCGGGCGTCTGGCAGGTGAGCGAAGCGCCGACTCCAGGCGGTGAGAACATCTCCGCCCCGCTGGCCGAAGAATCCGCCGAATCGGAAAAAAAGGCCGAGCCTGGCAAATCCAAACTCAATGCGACAGTCCAGCCGCAAGAATCCGGATTTGACGAAGCCTACGAATGGCAAGTCGGGGACAAAATAATCCTTAAAGCATTCGTTGCGACCGCGCCCGGGCATTTCTCGGGACAATATTTTTTTGCCGGCGACGAAGAAGGCCACGGCGTTCAGATATATTCATACCGCAAAGATTTTCCCGAACTCAAAGTCGGCGATTATATTGAGATTAACGGCGAACTATCGCAATTTAAGAATATTTGGCGCATCAAAATAAAAACAAAAGACGATATTGCGATAATCGATTCCGGTCAAATCAAAGCAATTGAACTCAGCATTTCGGAAATCGGCTCGGAGAACATCGGCGGCCTAGTAAAAATTAGCGGCGAAATTACCGAAGCCAAAAAATCATACTTTTATCTCGATGACGGCGCCGAAATAAAAGTTGGCCTGGCAAAAAATAGAACAAAGAACTCATCCACTCTTGAAATTGGCGCGCGCGCTTCAGCGACCGGAATTCTGCTTGCAACCGAAGACGGATTTTTCTTAGAAACACGCGAATTAAATGATATTCTGGTTTTCAATGAAGATAAGCCGGCGCCGGCGGCGACTGAGAATAGTCCGGCCGCAACATCCGAGCGCAAACGCTCAAATTACGCCGGCCTTATCCCCCTCGGCATCCTGGTCGCCGCCGGCGCCGCAAACATCAAAAAATTAAAAAAATTAATAAAAAATAAAAAGGAGGGAATATGAAAAAATTTAAACGCCAATCGCTTCCTGGTGACACCTGCTTTGTTACTGCCGTAACCAAGGGCCGCGAACCACTTCTTGCTGAACGAAAAAATATTATTCTTTTTCAACAAACCATGAAAGAAGTTCAGGCCATAAAAAATGTAAAAATTATCTCTTACGTTATTTTGCCGGATCATATTCACTTGATACTCTCTTGCGAATTTTACTCGGTCCCGGAAATTCTTCACTCTCTGGAATGGGGTTTCTCTAACAATTGGCGCCTTTTGCATCCCGCCGCCGAACTGCCGAATGCCAATCCCTGGCAATCGCGCGTCTGGGAGCACGTCATCCAAAGCGACGCTGAGCTGCAGTATCATATTAATTACATTATTAATAATCCGGTGAAGCACGGCTTTGTCGACGATCCCGAAGACTGGCCATATTCTTCGTTCGCTCAGAATGTCTGCGATTATGATGCCTGGCAAGAGATGGAGCCGATTGCCTAAAATACCTACCAAATTTTGAATTACAAATTTCGAATTTTGATTCAATTTTGAATAATAAATTATGATTAATAAAAATAAAATATATAATTTGGAAGAAAGAACGGCGGTTATGGGTATTGACACAATCAAAATGTGTAAAAATATTAAACACGATATAATAATAAATCCTCTAATATCACAGCTCATACGTTCAGCTACCAGCGTTGGTGCGAATTATATGGAAGCAAATTCCGCATCTTCTAAGCGTGATTTTGTAAATAAAATCTTCATTTGCAAAAAAGAATCGCAAGAAACTATGCATTGGCTCCGCATGATCAGCGAATGTTGTCCAGAAAAAAGCAAAGAAATCTCACAATTGCGTCAAGAGATGCATGAATTAATATTAATATTTGGGAGAATAATTGCAACTATAAAAAATAGGGTAAATTCGAAACTCCAAAATCAAAATTAATTAAAAATTCAAAAATAAAAAATCAAAAATTCGCCGCCCTGGGCGGCGTCACCCCCCTCTTGCCAACAAAAGAGTCTTGATATATAATTTCCATACAATAATCTTGCGGGCGGGTGTAGTTCAGTTGGTAGAACGTTTCCTTGCCAAGGAAAAGGTCGCCGGTTCGAATCCGGTCGCCCGCTCCAAAAATATTCCAAGCGGCCAGAGATGGCCGTTTTTGCTTGTTTACAAGCAACGCATTATAATATAAATACTATGTTCTATCCGATAAAACTTTTCTCCGACTGGCTCTCTTTCGCTGTTCTGCGCCTCGCGCCGGAATCTCATGCCGGCCTAGCCGTAAACTTTTTCGTCTACGATACGATAAAGGTTTTCATCCTGCTTGCAATCATTATATTCGCCGTCTCTGTACTGCGTTCATTTTTCCCCTCGAGAAAAATCCGAGATATTTTGTCGCGCCAAAATCAATTTGTCGGTAATATCTTCGCCTCGCTGTTCGGCATCATAACTCCATTCTGTTCCTGCAGCGCCGTACCACTATTTTTGGGTTTCATTGAAGCCGGCGTACCGCTCGGAGTAACATTTTCCTTTTTAGTGGCATCACCCATGATTAATGAGGTGGCGCTTATTCTGCTATTCGGCACCTTCGGCTGGAAAATCGCCGGGCTATATGTCTTAAGCGGCTTACTTATTTCTATTATTTCCGGAATAATAATCGGTAAACTGCCGGTCGAACATTTGCTGGAAAATATGGCAGTTGAAGAAAAAAATAAAATAAATCCAACGGGGATAGATTGGCGGAAAAGAATTCGGTACGCATGCGGCTATACCCGGAGAATCATAAAAAAAATTTGGTTCTATGTTATTATCGGCATTGGGCTGGGCGCCTGGATCCACGGATATGTTCCGACAAATTTTTTAACGCAATACGCTGGTGCCGATAAATGGTATGCCGTACCACTCGCAACCCTGATCGGCATCCCCCTATATTCCAATGCGGCCGGAGTGGTCCCAGTCGTTAATGCTCTGGCCGAAAAGGGAGTTGCGGTTGGTACGACCTTGGCATTCATGATGGCTGTGACCGCATTATCGCTTCCCGAATTCATGATACTGAAGCGCATCATGAAAACAAAACTAATTTTCATTTACGCTTCAATTGTCGGGCTAGGAATTATCTTTACCGGATATTTGTTTAATCTTATACTAAAATAGATTGCCCATCCAAACGGCCATATAAAAAAGGCTGTTTTTTTGATACAATATAGCCATGCCGAATATCACCAACAAACAAATCGCCGATATATTTATAGAAATTTCCGAACGCCTTACCATGGAAGACGTGCCTTTTAAGCCGCGCGCTTATGAAAATGCCGCGCAGGTAATTGATTCTTTGAGCGATGAAGTCGCCGATATATATAAGAAAGGCGGCGAAAAAGCGCTCGATGCCATTCCTGGCGTCGGCGCCGGCATGACTCTGCGAATCGTTGAACTGCTGAAAACCGGCCGTCTGAAATATCTTGCTGATCTTCGGCGCAAATTCCCGGTTGATGTCGTGGCACTCACCGCGATCGAAGGCGTGGGTCCGAAAATCATCAAAACTCTTTATCAAAAACTAAAAATCAGGAACCTCGATGGCCTTGAGCGCGCCGCGCGGGCGCACCGCATCGCGAAAATACCGGGCTTCGGCGAAAAAACCGAACAGAATATCTTAGCTGGCCTGGAATTTCTGAAAAAAAGCCGCGGCCGCGTCGTGCTCGGCCACTACCTAGCGCTCGCGGAAAAAATCAAGCGCGAGATGCTCCAGGTGCCCGGAGTCACGCATTTTGAACTTGCCGGCTCAATCCGCCGCCGCAAGGATACTATCAAGGATTTTGACATGGTCGCCGTGACCGAAAATCCAAAAAAACTTCTTAATAAATTCATCCATCTGCCCGATGTCGCGCGCGTGCTTGAGCTCGGAAAAAACCGCGCTTTTGTCCGGCTCAAACAAAAAATTGACGCCGATCTGCTCGTCGTGCCGCGCCAGTCCTGGGGCGCCGCACTTCTCCATTTCACGGGCAGTAAATACCATAATGTGCATCTCCGGCGCATGGCGGTTGAACATGGCTGGACAATGAATGAATACGGCATCTTCAAGGGTAAAAAAAATCTCGCCTCCCGCACCGAGGAGGAAGTCTACAAAAAATTCGGCCTGGAATGGATTCCGCCCGAACTTCGCGAAGACTTGGGCGAGATTGAAGCCGCCCGCACCCACCGTCTCCCCCGCCTCCTGCCATATGGCGCGGTGCGCGGGGATCTCCAGACCCAGACCGACTGGACCGATGGTGTAAACTCGATTGAGGAAATCTCATTAGCCGCCAAACGCCTGGGACGCGAGTACATCGCCGTCACCGACCACACCAAAACACTCGCCATGACCGGCGGGCTTAATGAACGCGGGCTCGCGCGGCAGGCGCGCGAAATCGACCGGCTCAACAAAAAAATAAAAAACTTCCGCATCTTGAAATCCGCGGAAATTAATATCTTAAAAGACGGCAGGCTGGATATCAGCGACGAGGCTCTAAAAAAACTTGATATCGTTTCCGTGGCCGTGCACTCCGGATTTAGCTCAAACGAAAAAGAAATGACCGAACGCATCGTCGCCGCCATGCAGAATCCTTATGTTAATATTTTCTTTCATCCGACCGGCCGCATCATCGGCCGCCGGCCCGAATATGCCGTGAATATTGATGAAATTATCAAAGCCGCGAAAAAATACAACATTGCCCTGGAGATCGATGCCTATCCCGACCGCATGGATCTTAAAGATATTTATGTGAAAGCGGCCGTTGAAGCCGGCGTAAAACTTGTGATTGATACCGACGCGCATCAAACCGACCACTTAAAATACATCGCCCTCGGCGAAGCCACCGCCCGCCGCGGCTGGGCCAAATCAAGCGACGTTCTAAACACCATGACCGCCGCGAAATTGATTGAATACTTTAAAAAGGCAAGGATTGACAGATTAAGAAAAAACCGCTAGACTTCAATGAAGTTAATTGTCATTTTGCCCGGGTGGTGAAACGGTAGACACGGCGGACTTAAAATCCGCTGGAAGAAATTCCATGAGGGTTCGACTCCCTCCCCGGGCACCAGTAAATAAATAATCATGAAACTATGAAAAATAAAATCGTAATTCTCATTTTAATCATCATCGTTATCACCATAGCAATAATAATTGGTTTTTATTTTGTTCAAAAAAATAAATCATCAATCAACTCTATCGAAAATACTGTGCCATCAAGTCAATCTGAAGTAAACAATCAAGCGAATCCCGAACAGCAACAAAATAAATTGGTAACTGATGACTTTGAAATCAACCTCCCTACGGGCTGGCGGCAAACTGCTCCTGCGATTGGGGCTTCGGCAATGGCCGTTAATGCCGACGAGCAACTCAACGATCCTGCGGCTCAGAAGATTAATTTTAGAAGTTATTTTGCCGTAAGTTATGATACGTTGCAGGGAAAAAATTTAAACGAATATTTGCAAAACGTCGAAAGTCAGCTGCGGCAAACCATTTCCAATGCTGTTTTTGCTCAAGAGCATGATACGACGATAAATGGAAAAGCGGCTCGGGCGGTTGAGGTGAACCTGACTCAGCAGGGAGTGGATTTTAAAATTTTAATGGTAGCAATTAAAGGCGTCGGTGATGATGTTTGGGTAATATCCTTCAATACTCTCCAGGGCAGTTGGGCAGAGTATCAGGAAACATTCTCCGATATTGCTAGCAGTTTTAATTTGAAAAAATTAGATTGAAGATTAAAGAAGCACAGGACCTCGTTCCTGGGAAGTACTACCGCTTCGATCCTCCAGTCAAGGCGACGGCGTTTCCCACTGGCGGTCCCAACACCTGTGCGCTGGAGGAGTGCGAGTTCAACCGCGGCTGGTACGTGGGCCTGAAGGACGGAAATCACCTTTTCCAGGGCAAGCCGGTGAACGATCAGCGCGTCATCCCGACGCCACAAGGCTACGGAGACGCACCCGACCTGGACGAAATCTTGGAGAAACTCCGGGGCAGCTACTTCCACGTTCTGTTCATCGGCGGAAGCCGGGCGACGCTCGACTCCGACCAGAGTCATCATTGACTCACAATCTCGTCAATACGAACATGACACTAATGGCCCCATAGAATCCAATTCTACCCGGGGCTCTTTTTTTAAAAAATAACAAAAAAAACCCCAAACATATTTTGGGATTTTTTATATGCGCCCGAGAGGAATCGAACCTCTATCATCAGCTCCGGAAGCTGACATTCTATCCGTTGAACTACGGGCGCGTAAATCTATTTTCCTGTTTTCAATTTATACAAAAAATACCAAAATTTATCAAGCGGCAGATCGAACGTACCGCTGTATGAAACTTCAACTCCGCCAAAACCTTTTTTAAATCTCGTAATCCCGGCCCAGGGATGATTTGCCGGCGCCCCCTCTGGCGCGATTCCCCAAAAATCATAATATCTATATCCGTCCGCTTTTGCCCGCTTTATCATTTCCCAGTGCAGAAGATACGGCGCCATTGTGTTGCGGTCCTCGCTCGATGACGCGCCGTGCAGATAGGTTGTGATTTCGCCTGAACGAATCATGAAATTCGCCGCGAGTATCTTGCCCCCAAGTTCGGCAAAATAAACATCGCACATTTCCTCGCCAAGAATCTCTAGCATTTTTTTATAATAATCTTTGAGATGCGTGCGGAACTCGTCGCGCTCCGCCGTCGCGGCTATGAGCTCCCAAAATTTTTCAAACTCATCCTCCCTCATCGCCCGCACCGCAACGCCGTGCTTTTCCGCGACCCGGATATTATAACGGGTCTTCTGATGCATGGCCGCTAAGATCTCGTCTTCGGATTTTTCAAGATCCAGCATTGTGGTATGGCTCGGCTGGACATCGCGCGATCTCCGGAGCGCCAGTCCGGGATAAGCATAGTCCGGGGTTTCAAACCGCGCGAAAATCGCGCCCGGCGCGAACCCGCGAATTTTTTTAATTAATTCCGCAATGATTTCCGGCGCGTGATTGCGGCCGGCCGGCGTAAGAAGCGGCCCGCGCGGAAAATATACATAACACTTGCCAAACGGCAATGCGTGCCGCACCGCCTGTCCGAGGGCGAGCGTCTCACCTCCGCGCGAAATTTTAACACGCCAAACCCCGCGGCCGAGTGCCCTCTGAAATTCGCCCCACTGCCAGATTTGCAAAAATTGGCTGGGTTTAATCTCCCCAACCAATCCGTCCCATGTTTCTTTTTTTTCAATAAACTCAATTTCCATTCTATTTGCTTAAATAACGGAGCGCCTCGCGCACCTTGTCGCCCGTGTCCGTCACTTCCTCGGAAATTTTGCGCACCGCGTCGCGCGCCTGCGCGCTCGTGTACCCAAGATTCTTAAGCGCCTGAACCACTTCATGCTCCTCCTCGCCCTCGGCCGAAAGATCCAACTTGCCCTTAAGCTCAATGATAATTTTTTGCGCCGTCTTTTTTCCCACGCCCGAAACCTGGCTCACGTAATCAACGTTGCCCTTTTCAATATTTTTGACAAGATCCGTGAGGCTCCCGAGCGCGAGCACGTTCATTGCCATTTTGGGGCCCACGCCGGAAATATCCAAAAGCTTCCAAAAAAATTCCAGTTCCCCACGCGTCGCGAATCCGTAAAGTTCACGGCTGTTCTCGCGCAGATATTCATGCGTGAAAAAAGTCTTTTTTTCGCCTTCGGCAATCAGGGCCGCGTATTTCACCGGTAAAAAAATCTGATACCCGATTCCCGCGTTTTCCAAAATCACATAATTCGCGCCTTTCGCTTTAATTATGCCGTCAACATACGTAATCATACGCGTTCATCTTATCAAAAAACGTCATCAAAATCAAATTGAAGTGTAGGGTTCGCATAAATGCGAACCCTACACGATAAATAAAAAAATTCCCGCTCGAGACAGATGTCTCAAGCGGGAAAAGGTCACTTTCCGACGAGCGCGTTGCACTTCTTGAGTGCTTCCTGCGCTTCGGAAAAGTCGGGATTGTCGCCCGCGAGCTTGCGGAGCGACGGCAGTGCTTTGCGGCAACCGGCCGTGCCATGCGCGAGCTGCGGCTTAATGCCGTTCCACACTACCTTATCGAGCGGCGAGAGGCTGGTCTTTACTGCCGGGATTGGAACCGGCGCCGTCTCCTCCGAAGCCGCCTCGACCGATGGCGCAGGCGGTGGCGCTTCCTCAGACGCGATCTTGGGCAGCGGCGCCTCCACGGTTGGCGATTTCGGATTCATGGACTCGCTGCTCATGCTGCGAACGAAAAGTATCATGGCACCAGCGAGCACGATCATGGCCACGAATCCGATCATCGCGTACCACAGACCCTTGGTTCGTTCCGGCTTCATCGCTCTCACGCTGCCGCCTTCGGTGATGATGAGCTTGGGCGCCGGCACCGGCGGCTCCGGAACGGAGAACACTCCTGTCGGCGGTTCGGGCAATGGCATCATGCCCGAAGGCCTGGTCTTCTCCATGTGCAGCCCCTCCTCGGCCGGCAAAATCTTGTCCCCATTCCGAAGCTTGATCTTCGGCGGAATCGTGGTGCGCGGCGCATGCTCCTGCTCTCCGAAGATTGCCAGACGCAGCGCGCGGCGGAATTCCTCAGCCGACTGCCAGCGGTCCTCCGGACGTTTGGCGAGCGCCTTCAGGATCACCGCGTCCAGCTCGGGCGAGATGTCGCTCCGGATCGAGCTTGGCACGGGCGGCAGATTTTCGAGGTGCATGGCCACGATCCTCTGCCACCCCAGCTTTGAATCAAAGGGAACATCACCGGTCAGGAACTGGAACATGATAATGCCCGCGGAATAAATATCCGAACAGGCGCCCATGGCCTCGATGTCCCCGCGCGCCTGCTCGGGCGACATGTAGTGCGGTGAACCGAACACTATGCCGGCACGCGTAAGCTTGGAGTCCTCCATCCCGTCGATGCCGAAGAGCCGCGAGATGCCGAAGTCCAGAATCTTGAGCCGCGGCGGCTGGC
Protein-coding regions in this window:
- a CDS encoding transposase, with the translated sequence MKKFKRQSLPGDTCFVTAVTKGREPLLAERKNIILFQQTMKEVQAIKNVKIISYVILPDHIHLILSCEFYSVPEILHSLEWGFSNNWRLLHPAAELPNANPWQSRVWEHVIQSDAELQYHINYIINNPVKHGFVDDPEDWPYSSFAQNVCDYDAWQEMEPIA
- a CDS encoding permease; translation: MFYPIKLFSDWLSFAVLRLAPESHAGLAVNFFVYDTIKVFILLAIIIFAVSVLRSFFPSRKIRDILSRQNQFVGNIFASLFGIITPFCSCSAVPLFLGFIEAGVPLGVTFSFLVASPMINEVALILLFGTFGWKIAGLYVLSGLLISIISGIIIGKLPVEHLLENMAVEEKNKINPTGIDWRKRIRYACGYTRRIIKKIWFYVIIGIGLGAWIHGYVPTNFLTQYAGADKWYAVPLATLIGIPLYSNAAGVVPVVNALAEKGVAVGTTLAFMMAVTALSLPEFMILKRIMKTKLIFIYASIVGLGIIFTGYLFNLILK
- a CDS encoding class I SAM-dependent methyltransferase → MPSVNEDFKQRWRTAYNNGFYVARTTPSLICQDLSYYMELPGHVLDVGAGNGRNSVFFARMGYGVDAVDVVDIFPSEYKEHGLITFTEAEAEKFVFEKEKYLAVVATRFLQYISSDIAKILLENWYMALRPKGYVALSFVVNNSSVQGVKGYDVPYYYHDPEKVIETAEKVGFGVITKKSVNQMPLDVNRIRKKLIDSFEVIFQKSN
- a CDS encoding lamin tail domain-containing protein: MRTITIALIIVITLPTFLFIQNIPARAEEAPRVIINEIFWSGSSLSIADEFIELYNTTNEPIDISGWEIAGAATNKNSLILPVNSTISALGFFVVANYSPANEKSILNIEADYLSASISLANSDAYYALRGPDGATVDAADDGMGAPFSGDNENKASMARRPGCWNGGAGECWFTATSSANIKPENTDLATPGADNAYVEPPIEPPADPPADPPSVDPVDPANPVDTPATTPLVLPPKILINEILPNPAEGSEWIELFNPTTSTADLAGWSLEDGAGRIASLSGEIEPGYWLYVLNSAKLNNGGDKIYIEYNEQIIDRVAYGNWQDEDVGDNAPCPGRGQSLARSPAAADTDNDFQDFKITTAPTPGRENQISAPEPESEPEPQPTTTTIVTPETPIITPETSTATIEVPISQPLNFASGTMIITEFMSNPPSGGVEWIEIYNPSTQKIILDSWHITDERGTPTNLSGEINSFEYLPIFAPRGRLNNDGDIISIFDPSGGLIDRVDYLTDLSSPPKGASLARMDPGVWQVSEAPTPGGENISAPLAEESAESEKKAEPGKSKLNATVQPQESGFDEAYEWQVGDKIILKAFVATAPGHFSGQYFFAGDEEGHGVQIYSYRKDFPELKVGDYIEINGELSQFKNIWRIKIKTKDDIAIIDSGQIKAIELSISEIGSENIGGLVKISGEITEAKKSYFYLDDGAEIKVGLAKNRTKNSSTLEIGARASATGILLATEDGFFLETRELNDILVFNEDKPAPAATENSPAATSERKRSNYAGLIPLGILVAAGAANIKKLKKLIKNKKEGI
- a CDS encoding four helix bundle protein, whose product is MINKNKIYNLEERTAVMGIDTIKMCKNIKHDIIINPLISQLIRSATSVGANYMEANSASSKRDFVNKIFICKKESQETMHWLRMISECCPEKSKEISQLRQEMHELILIFGRIIATIKNRVNSKLQNQN